From the Gadus chalcogrammus isolate NIFS_2021 chromosome 18, NIFS_Gcha_1.0, whole genome shotgun sequence genome, the window GACCATTCACCCAGATCTGAAGGGGACGCAATTCCAGAAGGCCTAGTGGGACCACCATGGATGCTGAGGTCAGCAGACCTATCAGTCGAAGGAAGAGGCTGTATTCCAGCAACTTCCCCCGCCTGAAGCGCTGTAGCAGCTGCAGAATGGTAGCTACGCGCTTTGGAGAGAGGCAGGCTCGCATGGCCACCGAGTCGAGCACCAGCCCCAGATAGCTCACAACCCGACAAGGTGTAAGGTTGCTCTTGGTAAAATTGACCATAAGGCCAAGCCGGTCCACATGGCTGAGGAGAGTGGCTGTGTCCCTGACCGCCTGCTCCCGAGTTGGGGAAATGACCAACCAGTCGTCCAGGTATGGCAGTATCGCCATACCTGTGGCCTGTAATGGTGACAGGGCTGCTGCTACACACCGTGTAAATATACGCGGGGCCAGAGACAGCCCGAACGGAAGAACCCTGAACTGGTAAACCTTGCCCAGAAAAGCAAAGCGGAGGAACCGCCTGTGACGTTGGGCAATAGGGACGTGAAAGTAAGCGTCTTTCAGGTCTATTGATACGAACCAGTCCCCCTGAGCGATAGCCTGGAGGACGTCCGCAACACgcagcatgtggaagggaagaaCCTTGAGGAACTGATTCAGCCCTCTCAAGTCCAGAATGGGGCGAAACCCGCCATCCTTCTTCGGTACCAGAAAGTAGGTTGAGTAGAACCCATCGAGCTGTTCTTGTGGTTCTACTACTTCGATGGCACCCTTCCCAAGGAGGGTggctacttcctgtctcaggaccAGGGATCTGTCGGGATTGGTGACCACGGTAACCTTGATCCCGCTGAAAgttgggggccggcgtcggaattgTAGTGTGTACCCGTTGGATAGCGTGGACACTATCCAAGGGTCTGTGGTCTGCTCTTGCCAGTAGCTCAAGTGCTGCTGAGAAAAGCGTCCGACGACCGGCCCTTGGACTTCAGTAcctaccccccctgcccctaggggccctgggggggcggcGACTGGGCGCCGAACCTCTTGGCGCCTGAAATGCCACCCGTGGCGCAGAGCTACGGCGCTGGTCAGCCCGTGCTGAGAAGTGCTGGCCCCTCGATTGTCCACCTGAACGTGGTTGAGAGCTATTGGCACGGGGTACCGCAGAGGCCCCCGGCCTAGAATGGAGCAGAGGTGCACGCCGTAAGCTAGCAAACTGCTGGCTAGCCTGGCCTACCTGTACACTTCGCTCCAGGGCCTGAAGAGCAGCTGGCCCAAATGTCTGGCCTGGGACTACTGGAAGAGAGCGGAGGGTCCGTCGACACACCTCCGAAAGCGGTGACTGCGCCAGCCAAACCTGGCGGCGCGCCAACGTAACAGTTGACATTAACCTGCCTAGCTCCCTAGTCATGTAAGCAAAGGTTTGCAGTGAAGCATCACTGAGGGTCTGTGCTGAAGGATCAGCACCTGACCCACGTATAGTCTGAGACAGCGCCAGAACGATGTGAGAGAGCGAATTCCCAAGACGTCCCACACGGGCAGCAATGTTATAACTCCTggtaaggaggtcatctgtaatCCGGCACTGGGGCCGAGGGCAGCGCGCATCGGTTCTCAGAGCCTCGTCCGGGGAGACAACCAGGGACGCTATAGCAGGCTCAATCGGAGCTAACCGGTCCAAGCCATAAGAATCAGCATTGGCCATAGTTGCCAGACCTCTACTATCACTAGTGTGATGGGAGAGAGCCCTTGAATCTGGCCAGCATCTATGAAGCTCTGCGATGTACGGCTCAGAGGGGGGCAAAGAGAAAACGGAAGGTTGAGCGGCCTGTGGAAAAAAGGCGTTCACATGTGCAGATGAAACAGGAGCTTCATCCAACCCCAGTGTTGCCAGGGCCATTCGCACGGCTGGTCTAACAGTGTCGCAGCCGGACACTGACCCTCTAGCCGAGCCGCCCAGAGACCCTTGAGAGAACGCCTGAGAGGCAAGGGAcgcttgctcttcctcctctgcaaaAAGGCTACAGGACGCAGCTGTAGACAGCATGTCATCCTCTGTATAAGTGGGTTGCGCAGCCGCAGGGGCCGCGGCTGGTACACCCTGAGCTGGTTGGAGGTTCTGTAGGAGGGTTTTAATCTGAGCAACCTCATCCGAGAGCTTATTCACTTGGTTTGCCAAGTTTTCGACCTTACGGGACTTCCCGGGGGGTCCCCCAGCTGCCGAGGCACGGCGCCTGGTGCCACTAGGACCAAGACCCGAAGGGGGCAACCCTGGtctgccctccacctcagccaacctagctagcctcagTGCATGAGGCATGAAACTACAGTTCATGCACGGGTTATCCGACACTGCTTCCCTGAGGTGTTCAACCCCGAGACACGCAGGGCACTGGTCATGGCCATCCTCCGCCTGCAGGGAGGCCATGCAGGTGACACAACTATGGGCGCTTAGCATGTCGGCAAATTGCAAGCAAATTAATCagtaggctaggcaatcgagctttaggcgagagcacccgagcaacgacgcgacaccccgacaataacagtgacggcaagctacaggcgagagcacccgagcgacgcgacaccccgacaataacagtgacggcaagccttggaaacccaagcagcccactggagagcaaattaatacaggctaggcaatcgagttctaggcgagagcacccaaaCAACGACGCGAcagcccgacaataacagtgacggcgagctacaggcgagagcacccgagcgacgcgaccctccgacaataacagtgacggcgagctacaggcgagagcacccgagcgacgcgaccctccgacaataacagtgacggcgagctacaggcgagagcacccgagcgacgcgacacttgactccgacaataacagtgacggcgagccttggaaacccaagcagcccactggagagcaaattaacacaggctaggcaatcgagctttaggcgagagcacccgagcaacgacgcgacaccccggcaacaacacagtgacggcgagccttggtAATCCAAGCAGCGCACCGGAGAGCAATCAGCGCAGGCTAGGCAatcaagctacaggcgagagcacccgagcaataATGCGCCCGACGATAGAGTGACGGCGCCAGGAAAATACAGTGACGGCTTTTTGAAAACCAAGCCACTCACTGGCGATTAATTAAAGAGCGCAACTGgctaaataaatacagtgaCGGCGGCTTGGACCCCAAGCCGCGCACTGGCGCATACAAATGAGCAACCGGGCTTAGGCGAACGCACCCGAGAAACGGTGCGAGACCGAAAGAATAACACGGCGACTGAAAACTAGCCGCCAATTAATGCTCTAAGCAAATTAAAGCAAAGGGTAGAAAGGTGAAATCGGCTGCCGCGCTAGCCGACGGATAGTCGACTACGCGTAGCCTACACACTTTACTCACCCCTGCCGATATCAAACTAATTGCGAGTCGCAGCCCTTGGTGGACGAAGTTAAATCGAGGCACCAACCCTTgggttacaaggctacttgcgacaagctaatatggtatctcttacaacaaacaatgtttgtgtgtcctgctaGTACGCTACCGCGAGAAAATAGAAGGAACAGAacctcgggtgactccggaatatatagactttctcgggtcacccaggtgtcacaggtgacttttttggtataattactcgacctgcgcatgcgcgagatggaacatccagtgctaaagcaccgcctctggcggtcagtaggaatgaaatagaacaacagtgttacccagggacgcgggaagtgggggtgcttagggtgctgcagcggcccctggctgtaactgcaagtgagaccattttctgaacaaatcaatatatatatatatttttttgtataattttatcatacaacatgatttttcattaaattattgacatccaccctttgtatgatatttatcatattatcggTACcatgctgattttacataagcatgttggtgttcaacatctgttgtagtgaacattctggtgtaaaatgttgctgccatattaatagacgttgaatgttatcgttttgattCTTGAATTCcgcacgtaaactggttggcTTGTACCAGCCAATCACACCTACATCTGGTGTCATGACATGAGTCCTTTAAACCGGGGACAAAATAGACATTGCTacctatcagccaatcagcatcctCCCGATACGTATGTTTGCTGAGAATTGGCAAGCAAACCTACTGACTGGCCATCTAAATAAAGTCTGCACCCCTGTGCAGCCCATGCAATCTGGGCCCATCAGAGAAGAGTTCCCATTTTGAATGCTATCTTTTGAGACTTAAAGAAGGTATTTTAGATTGACCCCCACGTTCTATTATCTAACATATCCAATTTAAATTTTTCTGAACGATCTATCCTGTAGATGAAATCTTATCTTCCAATAAAAAGCAATGTGTTTCTGTTGACGCCACCAAATCTCGTTATCTAGACCCCCCTGCAGGGTCCCACAAGGCTATTCCTGCACCAATTCCGATTATATCAATGACCTACCTACTCCTGTCACGAAAACAAGAATAATTTATGTTGATGCATTCATTTGCAAACGTGCAAAGGACATCCAAGAAGCCTCCGTAATTATTACATCTGCAATGATCCATCTTTGGGACTGTATTACTGAATTTAATTTCTCTTATTGCATACCAATATTTTGTTTGCAAAACAAGTGTTCCTGAGAGGGGCGGCGCTTAGTAAATTAGTTCAAATATAGGGGTCACAGATTCTACCTGAACCTTTTAAGTCACCCGAATGAGGAATCAAACAccataacattttatttatataattgtaGGCAAATCCGGGCCTTTCTGAATGTTAATAATGCCAAGATGTGTTTTCTACTAAGTACTTTTTTCAACATCGTGTGGTGTTTACTAACTGGTCACTTTAAGATGTAACTCATGATAAAAATTTAACTTTTGTAAGCTTTGCGAATTGAGTTTAAGAATTCAATACTAATATGAGTGTTTTATGTATAAGGCTCTGCCTGTCCTCGCCCCATCTACTTTAAATTATAAACAGAGGGCTGACAGCGTCACCGGCACCTGCGCCACCACTAGAGGGGGCTATGAGGTGCCATTTAGGCACATCACATTTTGGGTAACCGTGCTGTCAGTACAGGGAAGTTGATTTATTGATGTTGATTGATCCCCATCCCTATCAAATGAACAAAAAAGTCGGTAAATGAAAGAATTTTATTCATTGCTTGTGTGTATTATCATGTGGTACAATACGTACATAACATCACAACGTCAGGTGCGCACCGCACGGTACTCGACTTCCAACACAACCCGGCCTCTTTTGGTAAACGACTGCGCACGTGTGCGACCCCCACTCTAACTGAACAGCTTGTCCCACACCTCGATCTTCATGATGGCGCGGCCCAGCGGCGACATGGTGGCCTTGACGTCGAGGTTACGGCCGCTGAAGGTGATCCCCGTACCGTTGCATTCTGCGCGGACGAAGCCCTTCTGCTCCTTGTCGTAGTACATCTCCTTGTACAGCTTCTCGTCGCACTCCGTGGCCTTAGGGTACACGCCCAAGGCGAACCAGTTCTTGTACATGTTGTTGTCGTAGGGCACAGAGAACATGACGGCCACCTTCTCGCCGGAGTCCCTGTGGTCGCGGTGGTACAGGTCGTAGGTCATCACGCCCACGGCGCCGCAGGCCGCCCCCCCTTCCTTGGTGAAGTTGCAGACCTCGGTCTTCAGTGGGCGAAccgtgggctggggggggctatGGGTTTTGCCACTCTCCAAGAACACCCTTTCCGAGAGagataataattttatttagtGTTAACTGTGATGAACTTTTATGCAAAGCAATTTAACGGGAATCGTCATCATAGAGCCGGTAGGGTATGTCTACTATGCTGCGGACGTTGGGGATCGAACTCAGTAACTTTTCAGCCAAACCACTACCCAATCCCTTACCCGTCACGTGACAGTGAAATACATGTGCATTTGGAGGCATTGAGTTTCGGTAATCATTTAAAAGTCACAACTGCATTGGATTTAAATGCTACACTTTTGGTTTTAAATTGCCGGTTTAGAAGGTCGGTTGACTACTGCAGAGAACACTAGTTGAATGGAGAGGAGTGGCAATTGGCAACCACAGAGGGGCGCCACGGTATCATGCTGCTGTCAGCCTTAAGAAACACGGCAGTATCCAGTCCTAATTCTGGGCTTCAGTGAAAAGAATGAGCTGTTTCTTCACATTGATAATTAGAGTGCACCGTTCTACTTTTATAACAATCTATTATCATGATGATTGCCTACGGCTAGTCTACACAGAGACAAACTTACTTGGGGTCGATCAGGCAGTATGCTTGGGTGAGATTCGTGATCTCGATGGTGACATTTCTGCGGCTTTTCATGTTAGCCGCCACGGCATCAGCTGATTCAGGCATGGTATTGTCTCTACAGTAGGCTTATCTCTATAGAGAGAACAGAGATTGGTAGAGGAAGCAACACACAGTTCTGGTCTAAACGTTATCACACCTGCCAATTATCAACGCTAACACAACTTATAATTATTACACAGTTTAAGTCAGACAGTAATTCTTACTGGCCAATGTTAAAAGTCAGAAGAGTGCATTGCAAGCAATAAACAAAGCAAATACATTTGTTGCACATGAAGCATGCAAGTTCTTCCTCGCTGTATGACTTGTGGACGTTTTCAGCTTACCTTTCTGGAGCAACTGGTGTTCTTCCCTTGACTGCCTCACGGTCTGAAAGCAATTGTTCCCTCATCGCAGATCACCCTTGTCGTGGAATGCTTAGACACCACACCCCTAGAACCAgagcctctctctccaccctgtGACCACACCCTAcctgtccctcccctctctccggtTTTGTCTCACCAGTTGCCCACGTTCTGACTCACCTGTGACCCACCTTGGTACATCCTCGCTGGAGGCCCTAGGTATGTACAGAACGTGAATGTCAACATGCCTGAGCCATTGTGCGGAGCCAGAAGATTAGTTGGCTAACGTTTGGGGTGCCCCACCTTTTGTCTGTCTGCTTTGGAACAGGTACGTCCACTCCATTGAATAGAGAGGAAAATGTGAGTTATATGTGCTACCTGCACCTCAAGGTTTATGTCATGAAGGGAAAATCAGTCAACCCTGACCCAAACAGTATTCCTGTTTGGTGGCCATTGTAACAAAACAAGGTGTGTTTATTTTCAGACCAAGATGCTAATCCGGGGATACACATGGACACTCAAGCAAGGTTTCTTTTCCTCTAGTTTTTATTTGTTAAAAAGCACCAGCGGTGTGAAGTAACAACAGATAAGACTTCCCAGAGGACATCTTTATTCAGTATAAGCAGGACCTCGCCACTCTGCCACCTCTCACATCTTATCGTAGACCTCCAGTTTGACGATGGCCCGCCCTTCACTGGACATGGTCCCGCGCACGTCCAGCATGCGGCCCGTGTACTTCACACCGGAGCCGTCCGCCTCGTGCCGCAGGAAGTTGGTGAAGTCCTTCTCGTAGTACATGTGCTTGTAGAGCTTCTCGTCGACCTCCCGCGTGTGCTCGAAGATGCCCAGGCCCAGCCAGTTCTTGTAGACGTTGTCGTCATAGGGCACGGAGAACATCAGCGCCATCAGCTCGTTGCAGTGGCGCTTGCGCATGTCGAAGAGCTCGTAGGTGAGCACGCCCACGGCGCCCGTGGCCGTGTTGTCGTCCTTGGTGAAGGAGCACACCTCCGTCAGGCCGGTGCGCAccgtgggctggggggggctgaaGCAGAAGCCGCTCTCCATGAACACCCTGGAAGACAGcgagggttgaggggggggggggggggatacactGTCAGTGTGACAACCACGAATGACGGGAAACAACGGGAATGACTTACTGGCTAAACTACGAGATTCACCATCTTGTAATTTAGCACATGCCTCATCCAAAAAGTCTGATTGTGAATTCAGCCAAAGTAGGCAGACTGCTAATGAAAAAAGAACTATTTTGAGCATGGTTAAGAGGAGTAGAGTAAGATGGAGGTATAAAGTAGTAAGATGGTGGCGTGAAGCAGGTAAAGGTGCAGACGTACTTGGGGTTGACCAGGCAGAAGGAGCTGCTGATATTGGTGATCTCGACGGTACAGTTGCGGTTGGTGGTGAGCGCAACGGCGTGGGCCTCGGCAGTCTCTGGCATGGTTTCTTCTGGTgcctaaagacacacacagttcaTCTAGTGATACGGTGCACAACACTGATGCCAGCTTGAGATACCCGCTGCTCAGCTATCTGGGATATGCTTCCCACATAATGCTACTGCCAATTTCACGATACTTAATTAATGCCAACTGTGTAATACGCAAGGCCTATGCTAGCTGTACAGTACAACAGTGCTGATGTATGGACGCTTTCATTTTAAATACAATTACTTCTTTGCATATAATCAATGACAAAAAACATCTCCTAGAGCAGTGAAGTTTTAATAAAGAACATAGTATACTTTCTACTTGCTCTTTGTTGTTTCaaatttatttagaatgaaaacaaaacaacagttACTCAATTATTACAGTTACTAAACAAACTGGTTGCATTCGAAGCAATACACATCACAACACAGTAGATCTACAATAGATGCAGATGCAATGCAAATAAAAAGACATTCATATATCTAACTTATACATGATCTGCAGtatctttcactctctttctctacatACACACCTTGTGTATTATGGGAAATATTGTGGTAGTGTGAAGTGGTAAGAATTACTTACCGTCTGTTAAGTTCCAGGTAGCAGGGCGTAGAGGTGACTGAACACTGCCACAGGCTCAGAATGGAGACAAGCAAACGGTCACACCCCTAGctccctggttctctctctctgcccctcacacacacattgccacaCCCCTAGCTCCCTGGTTCTCCctttctgtcacacacacatgcacaatcaaACCCCtaactccctctgtctctctctctgagccacacacacacacacacacacacacacacacacacacacacacacacacacacgcacgcacgcacgcacgcacgcacacgcacacgcacacgcacacacacacacacacacacacacacacacacacacacacacaataattggCTTCGGTCCAGATTTGTGCAACATCTTTCATCGGCTAACGTTTTCAAAGTTCTACCTTTTAAAATGAAATCAAGGATGGTGAAAAAACTATTTTGGCTTCACTTTCGGCTTATACTGGTGATAAATGATATGACTTCAAACGAATAATGAAATATCAATGCAGTTTACTGTTCATAAAAAATGTCAATGTCAAAAAACCTGCAAGTCATCAGTCTTGTATACTGGTTGGCCACTATTTGAATTGTAGTTTTaatcagattattattattatttttgttaacatttaaaaaagtttGAATGTTGCAGTAAACCTCGATTTTAACACCAGGTTAAAACAATAGCGGTGAGGTTGGCAGTTTGACACCACGCCCTGGGCCTTCTTAGTGATGACTCACAGGTGCTTTAGCACGGGGTGCTCAAACCAGCTCACCTGAAAGAGCTTCTGTTGTAGCCGTAGTATTGTTAATTCTGTTCAGTTTCCAAGGCTAACCAGGTCTTTCTGGCCCTACAGTAAACGTTCAGGATGGTGTAGTTTCTAGTCCAATCTAAACAAAAAGAGTGTGACAAAGCTTGACTCTTGGGAGCAGCTTTCATCCTGAAGCTCTTGGAGTCAATTCAGAGACACGGCAGACAGGATGGCTCAGGGCACATTATCCTGCCAAGCACAAAAACATCCACACACCTACCACACTTCAGGATGGAAAACACTTTCAAATACACAACTGCAAATATGGCCTGTACACTCTGTGTAGTTCAATGACTAGTTcatatagtgtttgtgtgtgggtgtgagtatATATGTGTGGTAGGGTAcactgtaaatgtgtgtgttgtgtacagtgtgtgtctttgtcccttaagatgtttgtgtgtttcctgtactttgtgtgtgtctgtacacagttcatgtgtgtgcgtttgtgtgtgtgtgtgtgtgtgtgtgtgtgtgtgtgtgtgtgtgtgtgtgtgtgtgtgtgtgtgtgtgtgtgtgtgtgtgtgtgtgtgtgtgtgtgtgtgtgtgtgtgtgtgtcctttacacagggcatttgtgcgtgtgtgtctttaagacaGGACACGGGTCCTTCAGAACTGGGGGGCTTGCTTCTCTgaaccctccctcctctcttcctccccctgtctgAGGTCTGAGGGTCATATCTGGGGGTCATGTGTGTCAGGCCGTGACTGTCTTTTGACTCAAAGACCGCTAGCCTTAGAGTTACATCCTGATTATGACACACTGCCCCGGCAGCAACCCAtggaaaggaaaaaataacGCATGAATAAGTGTGTAttgatgtaaatgtgtgtgttgttttgcgtctgtgcctgtgtgtgtgtgtgtttgtgtgtgtgtgtgtgtgtgtgtgtgtgtgtatgtgtgtgtgtgtgtatgtgtgtgtgtgtgtatgtgtgtgtgactgtgtgtgtgtgtgtgtgtgtgtgtgtgtgtgtgtgtgtgtgtgtgtgtgtgtgtgtgtgtgcgtgtgtttgtaaacATCCATGTGCATTGATTAAATTAAAACTAACAATTTTTAATGATTGTAAATAGAGTACACTCATATGTTAATATTCTGGTCTTCATACGTCTTTTAAATCCATTTGTAAAATTACTAGAAATGTATTGCTTGAGTTAGAGTAGTGTTTGTATATGTTCGAAAACACACCGATGTCCGCCATGTTTGATGGCCGTTTTGAAATTGAATGACATATCTGTATGACAGAGCTAGAGTCCTGCCAAAAGCTGGGAAGTACCAAGACCGCCTGGGGGTATGAGTAATACAACATATTGAATTCCTGTCCCTGTGATCATAATAACTGTCAACCTCTCAAAGATTGGCCGCCAGAACCATAGCTCCAACATGGCCCTAATGATGAGTGCTCAGTTCCAGCTACCTAGCCTTTTCGTGTATTATGTAAGATTGTCACACACTAGCGCATATAAGATGATGACTTGGCATAGAATTTACAGACTTTAATTGAACTTGCCGGAATACGAGCTTCGATGGAAGAGATGTCTTTGTTTACTAACAAGACAGAGGAAGTTGAAACAGGGCAGACGTGCCGGAATTCTACTACTATTTAAAACTTTTAAATAAATGCTTCCAATCCTTCTACTGGCTAATGTTCAATCGATGTGGGTTGACACAGAGATTCCTGACCAGGCCGTAACATCGGCTGGATTCCAGGTCTTTAGCCAGGACAGAACAGTTGATTCAAGCAAGCACAGTGAGCTCTGTGCTATGGTGAACCTTCTATGAGCTATGGATTAAGCAGCACTTGCATCATGTTGCTCCCCACTCCTTGAGTTGCTATGTTTAAACCCTTCTATTTTCCCCGGGAGTTCAGATCAGTCATTCTGAGTTAGTCTATATCCCCCTTTATCTCCCAAGGCACACAAGACCATTGCTTCGGTTGGTCTGCAAAAGAggaaccgttttttttttggagtttCAAACAGAGCCAGTATGAAGAAGGTCCTCCCTAAATCCCACATGTGGAGAGCCGGCCCTGGACCATTGTCAAACCACATTCTGGGACAGCTACAAACCCCTCGCTCGCCTTTCTTTTGGAAAGGCTGAACATGCCTACATTCTTGTCCTTCCCGCATGCAAACAAAGGCTTCCACAGGTCAGGCCAGCTCTGAAAGTGGAGTGATGAGACAGTTTCTACACTCATGCCACGACTGGCTGAGGTATGAAGAGGCAGCCGGTGAGGACATAAACGAGTCTCCTGCCACATTCACCACTGCATCGATGTTGTCCCCAAGAAGGCTGTCTGATCTTTTCCTAAACAGATGTCCTGGGTTGATGGCCACTATAACTCCAGGAATCCTGACCAGTAAACAAAGGCCAGATTCGACCTTCGCCCGGCCATCAGAGAAGCAAAAAGGGCAATAATCGACCAAAGTAGAGTCTAACTACAACTCCACATGCGCTCAACAGACTACAAGGGACAACGACTTTTACCTGCGCTTAGAGAGGGACAGCGACCCAAACCTGCAGTCACTGAGTGCTAAGTCAATGGATCAACTGTATCCGAGGCTAGGCAAGGCTAGGGCAGATCAGCTAGTAGAGGTCTTCAGTGATTTCCTTAACCTCTCCCTCAGTGTGTCCTCTCGGATCACCTGCTTCAAGAGGACCACCGTTGTCCCTGTGCCCAAGAGCACCCTAGCCCCCTTCATGATTGACTACACGCCTGTAGCATTGACCTCAGTCATTATCCAGAGCTCTGAGCAGCTATtcaaggaggacagagaggaggacggtACCTGCATCGCCTCAAGACGACAACCTCTCTCTCAACATCAGCAAGACAAAGGAGATGATTTTGGACTACAGGAGGCAAAGGGAGCATTCCCCGATCACATCAATGGAACTGTGGCGGAAGGGTGCAGCATCTTCTGGTTCCTTGGGTTGCACATCAACAATGAACTTACCTGGTCGGCCCACACAGACAAGGTGGTAAAATCAAGTGAAACGTCTCTTCTTcctgaggaggctgaggaagtTTGGTATGGATCCAGTCGTCCGCCGAAACGTTTACAGGTGCACTTTTGAGGGCCTTCTGACCGGCTGCATCTCAGTGTGGTACAGGGGCTGCACAACCAAGGTCCGTAAGGTGCTAGGCAGGGTGACAAGACTGCAGAACACCACATCATTGGCAGAGATCTCCAGGACACCTCCAACACACCCTGACTCAGGATATCTCTCAGGACTCATTGCAGACTTTTTTGAGATGGACACATTACTGGTCCATCTTGTCTCTCTCCGGCAGACTGAAGGAAGGTTTATCATCTAGAGCCATCAAGCTTTTCAACAGTAGGGGTTTTCTTACATTCGCTCACTTTATAACCGTTTTAAcctaaatactttaataattgaTATTCAACCTCATAATTGCGTGCAACTGTCATAACTTGATTTTGGATAAAATTGTTATTATGCTTGTACCCTATAATATAGTTATTGCTTTCTTGTGTATTTATCTTTAGATTTATATGTTATTTAGTATTGTGGTTCAgcgttctctttctttcaagAGTTTTATGCCCTAAATAGGTATTTGCTGGCAACTTATCATAAGAATATTGGTGCCCAGTCAGTTTTTGGCATCCGACAATAAAATACTTGAAAGTTGATATACTACAAATGCAAAAAAGTGTCAAACAATAAGCATATCAAATGGAAATAAAA encodes:
- the LOC130371854 gene encoding uncharacterized protein LOC130371854, whose protein sequence is MLSAHSCVTCMASLQAEDGHDQTSNQLRVYQPRPLRLRNPLIQRMTCCLQLRPARLASSLLAYGVHLCSILGRGPLRYPVPIALNHVQVDNRGASTSQHGLTSAVALRHGWHFRRQEVRRPVAAPPGPLGAGGVGTEVQGPVVGRFSQQHLSYWQEQTTDPWIVSTLSNGYTLQFRRRPPTFSGIKVTVVTNPDRSLVLRQEVATLLGKGAIEVVEPQEQLDGFYSTYFLVPKKDGGFRPILDLRGLNQFLKVLPFHMLRVADVLQAIAQGDWFVSIDLKDAYFHVPIAQRHRRFLRFAFLGKVYQFRVLPFGLSLAPRIFTRCVAAALSPLQATGMAILPYLDDWLVISPTREQAVRDTATLLSHVDRLGLMVNFTKSNLTPCRVVSYLGLVLDSVAMRACLSPKRVATILQLLQRFRRGKLLEYSLFLRLIGLLTSASMVVPLGLLELRPLQIWVNGLHLDPKWQRHKMVRVSGRCLRALRPWRERAYLIAGSPLGRIASRREVVETDASLSGWGAVWQCRTVRGQWDAQQRLEHINVLELLAVFLALRHFLPVLRDRHVLVRTDNTSTVYHVNHQGGTRSRQSLRVTQGLLRWAFPHFLSLRAVHVPGVRNTAADLLSRQGPPPGEWRLHPEVVGMIWDRYGRAVADLFASEETTHCPLWFSLTERTSPLGQDALAHAWPDSLLYAFPPIPLLLATLDRVQRGCHSLLLVAPHWPGRPWFPPLLKLLNGEPWCLPERRDLLSQVGGRIWHTNPGRLRLCVWPLRARTHC
- the apnl gene encoding actinoporin-like protein translates to MPESADAVAANMKSRRNVTIEITNLTQAYCLIDPKVFLESGKTHSPPQPTVRPLKTEVCNFTKEGGAACGAVGVMTYDLYHRDHRDSGEKVAVMFSVPYDNNMYKNWFALGVYPKATECDEKLYKEMYYDKEQKGFVRAECNGTGITFSGRNLDVKATMSPLGRAIMKIEVWDKLFS
- the LOC130370941 gene encoding bryoporin-like; protein product: MPETAEAHAVALTTNRNCTVEITNISSSFCLVNPKVFMESGFCFSPPQPTVRTGLTEVCSFTKDDNTATGAVGVLTYELFDMRKRHCNELMALMFSVPYDDNVYKNWLGLGIFEHTREVDEKLYKHMYYEKDFTNFLRHEADGSGVKYTGRMLDVRGTMSSEGRAIVKLEVYDKM